TCAATTAATATCAGTATGAAAATCCAAATAGAGCCTTTTGGCATTCTGGCATCCGGGGAAGCTACACAACTGTTTCATCTTGAAAATGACCATGGCATGAAGGCTTCAGTCAGTGATTATGGTTGTACGGTACTTTCTTTATGGGTAGCCGACAGAAAGGGTGTTTTTTCAGATATCATTACCGGTTACAGGACTTTTGAAGAATGGGTTGAAAATCCTGCATATTTTGGCTGCATCATAGGCAGGGTTTGTAACAGGATTGGAAATGCAAAATTTTCCCTTGATGGAGTAGAATATAAGGTTACACCCAATCATGAAGGCCACCAGTTACACGGGGGGATACAGGGTTTCAATAAAAAGAAATGGAAATCCAGGATCATTGATTCAAATGAAAAATGCGGTATCGAATTTAGCTACCTGAGTGTGGATGGAGAAGAGGGATTCCCGGGAAATGTCGAAGTCAGGGTAAGCTATTACCTTACCAATGACAATGAGTTTGGAATGGAATTTAATGCGGTTTCAGATAAGGCAACACCTGTAAACCTTACCAATCACTGCTATTTCAACCTTAACGGGGATGGTTCAGGAACAATTTATGACCAGGAACTCCTGATCCTGGCAGATCAGATTACTGAAACTGATAAAGACAGCATTCCTACAGGCAATTTTTTAAATGTAAAGGATACTGCTTTTGATTTTACAGTTCAGCATGCTATTGGCAAATACATACACAATTTGCCAAAAGGATATGATGATAATTACGTGCTCAGGAATCAATCCGGAACATTGATGCATGGCATCACCGCCTATGATCCTGGCAGCGGAAGGGAAATGCAGATATACACCACAGAACCAGGAGTCCAGCTATACACTTCCAACTGGTTCGATGGCAGCATTATCGGCAAATCCGGCAAGCCCTATCTTGAACATCATGCATTTGCCCTGGAAACACAACATTTCCCTGACTCAGTGAATCACCCCGGCTTTCCTGATGTGACCCTGCGGCCGGGAAAGAAGTATCATTCTGAAACCATTTGGAAATTTTCTGCCGTATAGTTCAAGGGTTTCAATGATTGAATTATTACCCTTACCAGCAAATTCTAAAGAAAACCATTAATACTGAAACTATGAATCTCACCTGGTTTGATTGGTCCATCATCCTTGCTTTGTTTATCCTCATGATGAGCATGGTATTCCTCAGCAAAAGCCTGATGAAGAGTGTCAGTGATTTTCTTGCCACCGGCAGAACCGGGGGAAGGTACATCATCTCTATGTTCCATGGTACTGCTGCTCTCGGAGCCATTACGGTTGTTGGTGCCTTAGAACAAAACTTCAATGCAGGCTTCAACTCCCGGTGGTGGGAAATGCCCACAGCTGTGATACTTGTCACGATTAGCGTCACAGGATGGGTGGTATACCGATTCAGGCAAACCAGGGCACTCACTATGGCTCAATTCTTTGAAATGCGCTATAGCCGTACCTTCAGAATATTTGCAGGAATGCTGGCTTTTGTCTCAGGTATCGTCAATATGATCATTTTCCCTGCGGTAAGTGCCAAATTTTTTATCTATTTCTGCGGAATCCCTGAGATAGGGCATCTTGGCCCCTACTCTATTACCTATATTCTTACTACAGCCGTGATGGTGCTGGTTCCACTGTACTTCATTTTTACCGGGGGACATATAGCTGTGATGTTTACCGATTTTATCCAGGGAGTATTTGTCAACATAGTATTTGTAATCATTGTCATCCTGCTGCTGGTTCAGGTAGGCTGGAGTGATATCGGAGAAGCAGTAAAATCAGCACCCACCGGGCAATCTCTTATTAATCCCTTTGATGCCAGTGATGTTCAGGACTTTAATCCATGGTTCTTCTTTATAGGAATGTTTGGATTAATCTATACCAAATTATCATGGCAGGGAAATTCCTCTTTCAATATTGCAGCAAAAAGTGCCCATGAAGCAAAAATGGCAGATGTACTTACCAACTGGCGCCTTGTTCCACAGTGGGGGCTTTTCCTGATGATTGTTCCTATTATTGCCTATACCGTTTTTCACCACGATAATTATAAGGCCATTGCTGATAATATCAATACCATGTTAGCCGGTTTTGCTCCTGCTGAGCAGAGTCAGCTTCGGGTTCCAATGGTGCTGAATTCATTATTACCCGTTGGTTTGAAAGGGGCTTTCGCTGCAATTATGCTTGCTGCAGCTATCACTTGCCATAACACCTACATGCATTCCTGGGGGAGTATATTTATCCAGGATGTAGTGATGCCAATCCGGAAGCGTCCGTTCGAACCTGCCGAACATCTCAGGTATCTAAAACTATCGATTCTTGCTGTAGGTATTACGATCTTTATTCTTAGCATCGTTTTTCAGCAAACTGAAAAGGTATTTCTATTCCTTAATATTTCAGGGGCGATATTTGTTGGAGGTTCCGGAGCGGTGATTATCGGGGGATTGTACTGGAGAAAAGGAACTACCCCTGCAGCATGGGCTGCCATGATTACCGGAGCGCTGACTGCCAGCCTGAACATCCTCCTCAACCAGCTTTTCCCCGACTTCCCAATTAACGGGCAATGGGGTTGGTTCATGGCCATGGTGATGGCTACCCTGGTCTATTTTATTGTTTCTCTGCTCACTCCCAGGAAAGCATTCGATCTTGATAAACTCCTCCACAGGGGGCAATATGCCGTAAAAGATGATACTATTAAAGGAAGTGAAGAAGTGGTAAGAGGCTGGAAAGTATTAGCACCAACAAAGGAATTTACCCGGGGTGACAAAGCGATCTATTGGGCCACCACAGGTTGGACTGCAGCGTGGGTGATTGTTTTCTTTGTCGGAACTTTGTTCTATTTCTTCGTAAAACCCTTCACCAATGACCAATGGATGACCTTCTGGCAAATATATACTTATCTCTTCCTGGGTGCATCTATCATTGTTACAGTCTGGTTCACCATTGGCGGATTAAAAAACCTGAAAGAGATGATCCATGCCCTGAGGCATAACATCCGTGACCATAAAGATGATGGATTTGTAGAGAAGAATTAATTTCAAAAACTTTAAAGAATGAACTACGGACACTTTTCAGAAGACGGAAAAGAATACATTATTACCGATCCCAGGACACCCAGTCCATGGATCAACTACATTTACAATGGAAGGTATTTTTCAACCATCTCAAATAATGGTGGCGGGATCAGCTATTTCAAGAGTCCCTTGCATGGAAGGATCACCCGTTACCGGATCAATGAGGTTCCACCTGACAGGCCAGGGAAGTATATTTATGTGAAGGATAATGACAGCGGGGAAATATGGAGTCTCACCTGGCAGCCTGTGGGCAAATCCCCTGAAAGCTATAAGGTAGCTCATGGCTTTGGATATACCCGTGCTGAATCCTCAGTAAATGAAATCAGTTCAGAAGTACTTTTCTTCGTTCCCCTGCAGGATGACCAGGAAATATGGAAGGCTACACTGAAAAACGACTCCTCCAAACCTAGAAACCTGTCCATTTACGGGTATGTTGAAATGGCACTTGGACATGCATTGGTAGACCTGATCAATCAATGTGATGATCAGCATTTTAACAGGTCATATTTCGATAAAAACCTGAATAGCATTTTCTCTACCAAAACATATTGGGTAACTCAAAGTAAAGGTACCCAGCAGCAGGAAAACAAAGAATGGGACCAGTGGACTTTTTTCACGGTCAACAAGCCGGTTACAGGATATGAGACCGTGAGAGAGCGGTTCCTGGGACTTTATCGGAATGAAAATAATCCACTTGGCATAGAGCAGGAGAATCTTTCTTGTCTCGATACCGATTTCGGCAACGTGGTAAATGCTTTAAAAATTGATATACAGCTTGCTCCGGGTGCATCGGAAGAGATTGTGTTCTCCCTTGGGGTGATTGAAAAAACACGTTTTGAAGAGCTCAGGGAAGAAAAAGTAAAGAAATATCATTCGGCAGGTATTGCTGACAAAGCCCTGGCTGAAGTCAAGCAGTCATGGGACCGCTATTTCTCCTTTACGACCGCTGAAACCCCTGATGCCAATGCTAATATTTTCCTGAAATACTGGCTTCCATACCAGGCCAGGGTCGCTTTTGATGTAGGCAGGGTAATCAGCTTCTATTACTGGGGAATTGGCCGTGGATTCGGATTCAGGGATACTTCTCAGGATACCATAGCCGTCACCATTTCCAATCCTGCCAAGGCTAAAGAGAGAATCCAGTTATTATCGCGACAAATGCGAAAAGACGGCAAAGTGTATCATCACTTCCATGGCGACGGACAGGGTGAATTCACTTACCATTGTGATGATCCGCTATGGTTTATGCTTGCCGTTACTGAATACCTCAAGGAAACCGGTGACTTCAGTCTGCTCGATGATCCGCAGCCTTTCATTGATGCACCTTCCGAATCGATCCTCAGTCATATGTTCAGTGTTGTTAACTATGCAAAAAACAACCTTGGGGCTCACGGGCTGCCGATCTTTGGACGGGGGGATTGGAACGATACCCTGGATTATATTGGTGGTGAAGAGGGAGGAGAGAGTGTATGGGGTGCGATGTTCTACGCCTCCATGCTCAATCTTTTCATCGAATTACTTGAACACCTTGGAAATCTAGAGGAATCAAACAATGTTCAGCAGGTAAGGAATGCTTTGGTGGAAGCTGTTGAGAAGCATTGCTGGGATGGAGAATGGTATATCCGTGCTTTTGGCGAGAAGAACCGCAAAGTGGGTTCAAAAGAGAATAAATATGGCAAAATTTTCCTGAATACTCAAATCTGGCCGGTATTAGCCGGATTCCCTAACCATGACAGACTGGTAACATCCATGGATAGTGTTAAGAAATACCTCGATTCCCCTGAAGGACCCAAAAAATGTACCCCGGCATGGAAAGAGATAGATCCGAATATTGGACTGGTAACCCGATGTGTCTGGGGTAAGAAGGAAAATGGCGCTGTTTTTTGTCATCCAACCACCTGGGTCATACAGGCAGAAACCATGCTGGGAAGAGGTAACCAGGCTTATGAATATTTTAAAAAGATGCTCCCAAATCGCATTGATAGCGATATTTTTGTAGCCGAGCCTTATGTGTATTCACAATATATCACCAGCAATGAACATTCAGCTCCGGGCAGGGCAAGTCATTCATGGCAGACAGGATCTGCAGCCTGGATGTACAGGGTAAGTTATGATTATTTGCTGGGGATAAGGTCAACCTATAAAGGACTTATTATTGACCCTGCAATCTCATCTTCCTGGAAATCCTATACGGTAGAAAGAGTATACAGGGGAACCCGATATAAGATTGAAGTCCTGAATCCGGGCGGAAAAGAAAAAGGTGTCACTGAACTGTGGGTTGATGGGAAGCAGATCAAAGGAAATCTAATCCCTGTATCAACAGATCCCATCTGCCAGGTAAAAGTGATCATGTAGAATAATAAAATATTGAATTACAGATGAAAAGACATCCTAGTAACCCGATCCTGACAAGAGAAAATATTCCTCCCATCCCTCCCACACTGGTAGATGTTACCAGTGTATTCAACCCCGGAGCAGTGAAAAATGGTGATACGTATCACCTGATTCTAAGAGTGCAAAGCAGATCCCGTGAAACCTTCCTGGTGATGGCAGAAAGCAAGGATGGGGTAAGCTTTAAAGTGGAGAACAAAATTGTTCATTTCCAGGGCATTGAAAAAGTCAAAGAAAAGGTATTTCATATTTATGATGCAAGAATCACCCCTTTGGATGGAAGGTTCTACATCATGTTTGCCATGGATATGCAGGATGGATGCCAGCTTGGACTTGGCGTAACTGATGATTTCAAATCCTTCGAATTTCTTGGAATCACTTCCAATGAAGATATTCGGAATGGTGTACTCTTTCCTGAAAAAATCGGGGGGAAATATTTCAGGATGGATCGCCCCAATAAATCCCGGCATTCTGGTGGGCCAACCTCAGGAAGTACCATCTGGCTTTCATCTTCTTTGAATCTGCTCGACTGGGAACCAGTTGCACCCCTTATCAATGGCCGCTTCCATTATTGGGATGAATACATTGGTTCCGGCCCACCTCCTGTGAAAACCCGTAAAGGCTGGTTGCATGTATATCACGGTGTTGCAGGGCATTTTGGAAGCTCCAACATTTACCAGGGGGGTGTCATGCTCCTTGACTTAAACGATCCGTCCAAAGTTTTGGGACGATGCAGGTGCAATATTTTAGAGCCCAGGGAGATCTGGGAATTAGCCGGACAAGTCCCGAATGTTACCTTTCCAAGCGGAATGATCGTTGAAGCTTTCGACTCAGAAGGTTTTGCCAAAGAAGATAGTGAAGTTAAAATTTATTACGGAGCTGCCGACACCGCTGTAGGCCTTGTCGTGACAAGCATTAATGAGTTATTAACAGCTGCTTTGGAAGGTGATATTCCATGATAACTTTTCAATTATCCGATAAGAGTTTTATATATATTTAACCACTCTTATCTCGTCTTCTCAATTGATCTTCCCTGCGAAAATTTGATTGGAAAATAGTCTTTTTATACCGGCTAACTGGTAGCAAGAAGATTATTTTATGGTCAGCCAAAACCCATTCCCAAAACGCAACAATTGTCCCTAATCAGGACGCATTTTTATTTTTGGAAATGTTGATTACATGCATGTACTGGTATTTCACCTACTTGTAATATCTGGCATGCTTTTGTTATTAATAAATCGCGCGCGCGTGATTAAACACATGAACTTTTTCAAAAGCTAAGCTCCTGCTCCAATATAACTCATAATCAAAACATTATGAAACCAGTATTTATAAAAGGACTTTCATTCTTCGTAATGATTGTCCTTTTTTCGTTTTCACTTATAGGACAAGAAAATAACGGCATTGAACCAGGCCGGAAGTATCCACCATTCAATCCACCTGAATCACATAATGGTTCCGGTTTGAATACTGATGCACCGGCAGGTTCCATATCTGTTGCTGAAAATGCCACCTATAACAGTTACAACCCTCAGCAACTTGTTCAGAATGTGCTGGTAACAGGGTGCCTCACTGCTACAAATGTCAGGTTCGGGTATTACAAACGCCAGGGAAACAACTGGTACTGGCATAACCATAACTGGTCATCAAATGCCGGCAACAGGCAGATGGCCTATTTCAACAAAGCTACTTCCACTTTTCCACTGGATGAAGGCATACTTTTAACAACCGGACGGGCTTCTTCGGCCATGGGCCCCAATAATACCGGTAGCCGTTCCGATCAAATAGAAGATGATGCATCGGACCCTGACCTGGCCAATATTACCAATCGTACTATGCGCGATGCTGCTGTCCTGGAATTCGACTTTATACCAGCAGGAAACACCCTTGAATTTACTTACATTTTTACTTCAGAAGAATACATCGAATACTGTGAAACTCAGTATAATGACGCATTCGGATTTTTCCTCAGCGGACCGGGAATCAATGGAACATATACCAATAACGCTGTAAACCTGGCTCTCATCCCGGTGAACATTCCAGTCTCCGTCAATACAATCCACCCTGCTGGAACTAATATAAATAACAATACTTTCCCTGCTGAAAATGCACAGTATTACCTGGATAATCCCAACGGTTCACTTACCATGCAATTTGATGGCGGAACGGTGGTACTTACTGCTACTTATCCGGTGGTCCCATGTTCTACTTACAGAATTAAAATGGCAGTCGGTGATGCTTCTGATCAGAAATGGGATGCCGGGGTGTTTTTAGGAGCCAGGAGTTTCAATTCTGAAAGCCTGAATATTACCAATTACGGCAATTTCATCCAGGATCAGAATAACATCTTTGAAGGTTGCAACAACTTCTTCAGAGTTGAAAGAGATTCATCTGACCTATCTCTGCCACAGAATGTCAATCTCATATTATCTGGTACCTGCACGAACGGAGTGGATATTCAAATTCCAGGAAACCTGCCTTTCCCTTCTGTAGTAACCATTCCTGCCAATGCAGCATATATTGACATTCCTTATATCGCCCCCACTGACGGAATCATTGATAATGGAGAAACCCTGGTTATTTCAGTGGCTACCTCATGTCCTTGTGCATCCGTTGTCCAGTATATCACCCGAACCATCGTGATCAATGAACAGGTGATCATAAATTCTGTGAACGCCATCAATGCCCAATGCAATGGACAAAGCAACGGGGCAATTACGGTAAATGCTTCCGGGGGCTCAGGGAATTATCTTTATTCAATCGATAATGGTAGTAACTGGCAAAGTCTGAACAATTTCACGGGGTTAAACGCCGGAACCTACACTATTTTAGTACGGGATCCGGGAAGTTGTTACCCGGATGCATCCGCTACTGCTGTGATTGGTGATCCCACACCTATTGTAGCTGATGCCGGACCAGATGCAGAAATTTGTCCCGGTGCAAGTGCACAATTGAATGGAAGCGGTGGTGTGATCTATAGCTGGAGCCCTTCCTATGGGTTAAATTTCACAAATGTTGCCAACCCTGTTGCTTCACCTGTCACAACTACAACTTACACACTTACAGTAACCAATGCTTCCGGGGAATGTGCATCTACAGACCAGGTAACAGTGGTTGTAAGTCCCGGACCTGTTGCTCCTTCATCAATTAGCGTTAATCGGAATATCCTTTGCAGCAATGATAACGAAAATATAACGCTGACCGCAAATGGAGGAAGTGGTAATTTATTAAGATGGTTTGCCGGCAGTTGCGGCAGTGCAACTATTGGTACCGGGACCAGTATCAGCATCCCTTCCCCTGAAATTACTACCCTATATTTTGCCCGGTGGGAAACCTCCTGTGGATATTCAGGATGTGCACAAATAACTGTAAATGTGCCCCTTCCAATCAATCTCGATAACCTTGTAATCAATAATGCCAGCTGCGAGATTGGCAATAATGGCTCTATCATCCTTGTCGCAAATGGAGGTGTATCGCCTTATTCCTATTCACTTTCACCCAACATCGGCAACCAGATAATCCCGGGTACTTTTACCAATCTCTCTCCTCAACTTTATTCAATTACCGTAACAGATGCCAATAACTGCACTTCTGTTACATCTGCCCTTGTAGAAACTTCAGCAGATACAACTGATCCTCTGATTCTCAGCTGCTCGGATCCGCAGTCAATAAATGTTCTAGAGGCTTGTTTTGGCCAGGTTCCGGATTTCACATCAGGTATTGTTGTTTCCGATGATTGCACTCCTGTAATCAATCTTATAATTAGTCAGTCTCCACCCGCCGGAAGTATTGCTCCTTTAGGAATTACACCCATAATAATTACCGTTACTGATGCATCAGGTAATTCAGCCAATTGTTCCACCAGCCTGACAATAACAGATAATCAAGGTCCAACAATTTCCGGACCTGGAAATATTATTGTTAATGCTGACCCAGGGCTTTGTTCAGCCAGTTCAGTGAATTTAGGGCTTCCTGTAGCAAATGATAATTGCGGACTTGAAAGTGTTGTGAATAATGCGCCTTCCATTTTCCCGGTGGGTAATACCCTGGTAACCTGGACAGCAACTGACCTTTCAGGATTAACAGCTACTTCAACCCAGGTAGTAACAGTAATCGACAACCAACCACCCACAATTATTTGTCCTCCTTCAGTTGTTGTGAATGCTGATCCAGGGCAATCCTTTGCAAGTGGCGTGAATTTAGGAACTCCCGTAACTTCAGACAATTGTGGAGTTGATACGACCTATAACAATGCTCCTTCGCAGTTCCCTGTGGGTAGCACTTTAGTTACCTGGACTGTGATTGATATCAATGGACTATCAGCTACTTGCACTCAAACCGTGGTTGTGATTGATGATGTTGAACCTATTGTCCTTTGCCCGCCAACGATTGAAGAGGAATGTATAACTGTGGTTCCTGCCTCCTACTCAAGCTACTTAGAATTTGTGGCAGCAGGAGGATCGGCAACAGATAATGATGGAATTGATCCTGCTAGTTTCTTCCTGGTTAGCGAAACTTCCAATAACATGGAATGCCCGGAAATTATCAGCAGGGTTTATGCAGTGGCTGATATCAATGGAAACTATAATTATTGCACTCAGTATATCATTGTGGATGATAAAACTGATCCTTTGCTTACTCCACCGGCAAGTGTAACCGTTGATTGTGCAGCCGTTCCCGGAATAGGGATTGCTACAGCAACAGATAACTGTGATCCAGATGTCACTATTACGTTTGAAGGTGAAACTCAAACACCAGGCTCCTGTCCGGATGCCTATACCCTCACCCGCACATGGAAAGCAGTGGACAACTGCGGAAATGAAGCCACTGCCAGCCAAATCATCACCGTTCAGGATGTGACTGACCCGATATTAACAATTCCGGAAGATATTACCGTTGAATGCTCAGCTATTCCTGCTTTGGGAACTGCTGTGGTTACTGCAACCGATAATTGCGATACAGAAGTCACGATTACATTTGAAGGGGAAAACCAGACTCCCGGTGCTTGTCCGGATGCTTATACAATCACCCGCACCTGGAAAGCCGTGGACAACTGCGGAAATGAAGCCACAGCCAGCCAAATCATTACCGTTCAGGATGTGACTGACCCGGTACTGACGGTTCCTGAAGATATAACCGTTGAATGTTCTGCGATTCCTGCCCTGGGAACTGCTGTTGTTACAGCAACCGATAATTGTGATACAGAGGTCACGATTACTTTTGAAGGCGAAACCCAAACTCCTGGTGCTTGTCCGGATGCCTATACCCTCACCCGCACCTGGAAAGCCGTGGACAACTGCGGAAATGAAGCTACAGCCAGCCAAATCATCACCGTTCAGGATGTAACTGACCCGGTATTGACAGTTCCGGAAGATATAACCGTTGAATGCTCTGCGATTCCTGCCTTGGGAACTGCTGTTGTTACAGCCACCGATAATTGTGATACAGAGGTCACGATTACTTTTGAAGGCGAAACCCAAACTCCCGGTGCTTGTCCGGATGCCTATACAATCACCCGCACCTGGAAAGCCGTGGACAACTGCGGAAATGAAGCCACAGCCAGCCAAATCATCACCGTCCAGGATGTAACTGACCCGTTATTAACGATTCCGGAAGATATTACCGTTGAATGTTCTGCAATTCCTGCCCTGGGAACTGCTGTTGTTACTGCAACCGATAATTGTGATACAGAAGTCACGATTACATTTGAAGGCGAAACCCAGACTCCCGGTGCTTGTCCGGATGCCTACACCCTCACCCGCACCTGGAAAGCCGTGGACAACTGCGGAAATGAAGCCACAGCCAGCCAAATCATCACCGTTCAGGATGTGACTGACCCGGTATTGACAGTTCCGGAGGATATTACCGTTGAATGCTCTGCGATTCCTGCCCTGGGAACAGCTGTGGTTACTGCAACCGATAACTGCGATACGGAGGTCACGATTACTTTTGAAGGAGAAACCCAGACTCCGGGTGCTTGTCCGGATGCCTATACCCTCACCCGCACCTGGAAAGCGGTGGACAACTGTGGAAATGAAGCCACAGCCAGCCAAATCATCACCGTTCAGGATGTAACTGACCCGGTATTGACGGTTCCTGAAGATATAACCGTTGAATGCTCTGCGATTCCTGCTTTGGGAACCGAAATCGTCACAGCCACCGATAATTGTGATACGGAGGTCACGATTACATTTGAAGGCGAAACCCAAACTCCCGGTGCTTGTCCGGATGCATACACCCTTACCCGCACCTGGAAAGCGGTGGACAACTGCGGAAATGAAGCCACAGCCAGCCAAATCATTACCGTTCAGGATGTAACTGACCCGGTACTAACAGTTCCGGAGGATATAACCGTTGAATGTGATGCAATTCCTGCTTTGGGAACGGCTGTTGTTACAGCAACCGATAATTGTGATACAGAAGTCACGATTACATTTGAAGGCGAAACCCAGACTCCCGGTGCTTGTCCGGATGCCTACACCCTCACCCGCACCTGGAAAGCCGTGGACAACTGTGGAAATGAAGCTACATCCAGCCAAATCATTACCGTTCAGGATGTAACAGATCCTGTATTGACCGTTCCGGAGGATATCACAGCTGAATGCTCTGCGATTCCTGCTTTGGGAACAGAAATCGTTACTGCTACTGATAACTGCGATACGGAAGTCACGATTACTTTTGAAGGCGAAAC
This genomic interval from Bacteroidales bacterium contains the following:
- a CDS encoding galactose mutarotase, whose amino-acid sequence is MKIQIEPFGILASGEATQLFHLENDHGMKASVSDYGCTVLSLWVADRKGVFSDIITGYRTFEEWVENPAYFGCIIGRVCNRIGNAKFSLDGVEYKVTPNHEGHQLHGGIQGFNKKKWKSRIIDSNEKCGIEFSYLSVDGEEGFPGNVEVRVSYYLTNDNEFGMEFNAVSDKATPVNLTNHCYFNLNGDGSGTIYDQELLILADQITETDKDSIPTGNFLNVKDTAFDFTVQHAIGKYIHNLPKGYDDNYVLRNQSGTLMHGITAYDPGSGREMQIYTTEPGVQLYTSNWFDGSIIGKSGKPYLEHHAFALETQHFPDSVNHPGFPDVTLRPGKKYHSETIWKFSAV
- a CDS encoding sodium:solute symporter — translated: MNLTWFDWSIILALFILMMSMVFLSKSLMKSVSDFLATGRTGGRYIISMFHGTAALGAITVVGALEQNFNAGFNSRWWEMPTAVILVTISVTGWVVYRFRQTRALTMAQFFEMRYSRTFRIFAGMLAFVSGIVNMIIFPAVSAKFFIYFCGIPEIGHLGPYSITYILTTAVMVLVPLYFIFTGGHIAVMFTDFIQGVFVNIVFVIIVILLLVQVGWSDIGEAVKSAPTGQSLINPFDASDVQDFNPWFFFIGMFGLIYTKLSWQGNSSFNIAAKSAHEAKMADVLTNWRLVPQWGLFLMIVPIIAYTVFHHDNYKAIADNINTMLAGFAPAEQSQLRVPMVLNSLLPVGLKGAFAAIMLAAAITCHNTYMHSWGSIFIQDVVMPIRKRPFEPAEHLRYLKLSILAVGITIFILSIVFQQTEKVFLFLNISGAIFVGGSGAVIIGGLYWRKGTTPAAWAAMITGALTASLNILLNQLFPDFPINGQWGWFMAMVMATLVYFIVSLLTPRKAFDLDKLLHRGQYAVKDDTIKGSEEVVRGWKVLAPTKEFTRGDKAIYWATTGWTAAWVIVFFVGTLFYFFVKPFTNDQWMTFWQIYTYLFLGASIIVTVWFTIGGLKNLKEMIHALRHNIRDHKDDGFVEKN
- a CDS encoding glycosyl transferase family 36 codes for the protein MNYGHFSEDGKEYIITDPRTPSPWINYIYNGRYFSTISNNGGGISYFKSPLHGRITRYRINEVPPDRPGKYIYVKDNDSGEIWSLTWQPVGKSPESYKVAHGFGYTRAESSVNEISSEVLFFVPLQDDQEIWKATLKNDSSKPRNLSIYGYVEMALGHALVDLINQCDDQHFNRSYFDKNLNSIFSTKTYWVTQSKGTQQQENKEWDQWTFFTVNKPVTGYETVRERFLGLYRNENNPLGIEQENLSCLDTDFGNVVNALKIDIQLAPGASEEIVFSLGVIEKTRFEELREEKVKKYHSAGIADKALAEVKQSWDRYFSFTTAETPDANANIFLKYWLPYQARVAFDVGRVISFYYWGIGRGFGFRDTSQDTIAVTISNPAKAKERIQLLSRQMRKDGKVYHHFHGDGQGEFTYHCDDPLWFMLAVTEYLKETGDFSLLDDPQPFIDAPSESILSHMFSVVNYAKNNLGAHGLPIFGRGDWNDTLDYIGGEEGGESVWGAMFYASMLNLFIELLEHLGNLEESNNVQQVRNALVEAVEKHCWDGEWYIRAFGEKNRKVGSKENKYGKIFLNTQIWPVLAGFPNHDRLVTSMDSVKKYLDSPEGPKKCTPAWKEIDPNIGLVTRCVWGKKENGAVFCHPTTWVIQAETMLGRGNQAYEYFKKMLPNRIDSDIFVAEPYVYSQYITSNEHSAPGRASHSWQTGSAAWMYRVSYDYLLGIRSTYKGLIIDPAISSSWKSYTVERVYRGTRYKIEVLNPGGKEKGVTELWVDGKQIKGNLIPVSTDPICQVKVIM
- a CDS encoding glycoside hydrolase family 130 protein; this encodes MKRHPSNPILTRENIPPIPPTLVDVTSVFNPGAVKNGDTYHLILRVQSRSRETFLVMAESKDGVSFKVENKIVHFQGIEKVKEKVFHIYDARITPLDGRFYIMFAMDMQDGCQLGLGVTDDFKSFEFLGITSNEDIRNGVLFPEKIGGKYFRMDRPNKSRHSGGPTSGSTIWLSSSLNLLDWEPVAPLINGRFHYWDEYIGSGPPPVKTRKGWLHVYHGVAGHFGSSNIYQGGVMLLDLNDPSKVLGRCRCNILEPREIWELAGQVPNVTFPSGMIVEAFDSEGFAKEDSEVKIYYGAADTAVGLVVTSINELLTAALEGDIP